In Bradyrhizobium guangxiense, the following are encoded in one genomic region:
- a CDS encoding cupin domain-containing protein codes for MADSISLADKLASFEDHWSPRTVTTFNDCDVMVVKVKGEFTWHKHDDTDDFFLVLKGKLDIELRDRTVTLGPGELYVVAKGVEHRPVAREEVHLLLIEPTGTPNTGDKATAAARKLA; via the coding sequence ATGGCTGACAGCATATCTCTCGCCGACAAGCTCGCGAGCTTCGAGGATCATTGGTCGCCCCGCACGGTGACGACCTTCAACGATTGCGACGTGATGGTGGTGAAGGTGAAGGGCGAGTTCACCTGGCACAAGCACGACGACACCGACGATTTCTTTCTGGTTCTGAAGGGCAAGCTCGACATCGAGTTGCGGGACCGCACCGTGACGCTCGGCCCGGGCGAACTCTATGTCGTCGCCAAAGGCGTCGAGCATCGCCCGGTGGCACGCGAAGAGGTTCACCTGCTCCTGATAGAGCCGACAGGGACGCCGAACACCGGCGACAAGGCGACCGCGGCAGCGCGCAAGCTCGCGTAG
- a CDS encoding metallophosphoesterase family protein — MRLAVISDIHGNLAALEAVLADIKAQGVDRTVNLGDCVTSPLWPKETFEALQSLSLPTVRGNHDRWIEEFPDDKLSPAGLFARRALTAEQRRALHGLPSRLQLDEGILACHGTPEDDTACLLEESLDDGRFVPARREVLATRLASEPTARVVLCGHSHRQAAVHGPRDCLVLNPGSVGCPVFADIPFAAKLEYRSPHARYAILTKKKRGWRVELLALEYDWEAAAARALANNRPEWAQAMLSGYVK; from the coding sequence ATGCGATTGGCAGTCATTTCCGATATCCACGGCAACCTTGCTGCGTTGGAGGCCGTGCTGGCCGACATCAAGGCGCAGGGCGTCGATCGTACGGTGAACCTCGGCGACTGCGTCACCAGCCCGTTGTGGCCGAAAGAGACTTTCGAAGCTCTGCAATCGCTCTCGTTGCCGACCGTGCGCGGAAACCATGACCGCTGGATCGAAGAGTTTCCGGACGACAAGCTTTCGCCGGCCGGCCTGTTTGCGCGTCGCGCATTGACCGCGGAGCAACGTCGGGCGCTCCACGGCCTGCCTTCCCGCCTGCAGCTGGACGAGGGAATTCTGGCCTGCCACGGCACGCCCGAAGACGATACGGCGTGTCTGCTGGAGGAATCACTCGACGACGGCCGCTTCGTGCCGGCACGCCGCGAGGTGTTGGCGACGCGCCTCGCGAGCGAGCCGACGGCGCGCGTCGTGCTGTGTGGCCATAGCCACCGTCAGGCCGCGGTCCACGGACCTCGCGACTGCCTTGTTCTCAATCCCGGAAGCGTCGGTTGCCCCGTCTTCGCGGACATTCCGTTTGCCGCAAAGCTCGAGTACCGCTCGCCTCACGCACGCTACGCGATACTCACAAAGAAAAAGAGGGGCTGGCGGGTCGAACTCCTGGCCCTCGAATATGATTGGGAAGCCGCAGCGGCGCGTGCGCTCGCCAACAACCGTCCCGAATGGGCGCAGGCCATGTTGTCCGGATACGTCAAATAG
- a CDS encoding GFA family protein: protein MASDANVQAGQCHCGAVRFEVTLSDGFRSIRRCTCSYCRMRGAVVAMAAMGGIKFLQGEEALTTYRFHTGSAQHFFCSRCGIYTHHQRRSDQSLYAVNVACLDGVSPFDFAEVPVMEGVNHTNDTGKPTRQAGTLRFIPAD, encoded by the coding sequence ATGGCGAGCGATGCGAACGTTCAAGCCGGCCAGTGCCATTGTGGCGCGGTGCGCTTCGAGGTGACACTCAGCGACGGCTTTAGGTCGATCCGCCGCTGCACCTGCTCCTATTGCCGCATGCGCGGCGCCGTGGTTGCCATGGCGGCCATGGGCGGGATCAAGTTCCTGCAGGGCGAGGAGGCGCTGACGACGTACCGCTTCCACACCGGCTCGGCACAGCACTTCTTCTGCTCGCGCTGCGGAATCTACACCCACCACCAGCGCCGGTCCGACCAGAGCCTCTATGCCGTCAACGTCGCCTGCCTCGATGGGGTGAGCCCGTTCGATTTTGCCGAGGTGCCCGTCATGGAGGGCGTCAATCACACCAATGACACCGGCAAGCCGACGCGACAGGCAGGCACGCTTCGCTTCATCCCGGCCGACTAA